The Enterobacter asburiae genome window below encodes:
- a CDS encoding YejG family protein has translation MNTLQLSIVHRLPQSYRWSAGFAGSKVEPIPQNVAGCENCLVALKLLSPSDENAWRVMERLSQALTDIEVDSSVLECEGEPCLFVKSQDEFAATCRLKNFGVAIAEPFSGQYPF, from the coding sequence GTGAATACATTACAACTCTCCATTGTCCATCGCTTGCCCCAGAGCTATCGCTGGTCGGCGGGTTTTGCAGGTTCGAAAGTTGAACCGATTCCGCAAAACGTCGCGGGCTGTGAAAACTGCCTGGTGGCACTCAAGCTGTTGAGCCCGAGCGACGAAAATGCATGGCGGGTGATGGAGCGTCTCAGTCAGGCCCTGACGGATATCGAAGTGGACAGCTCCGTGCTGGAGTGTGAAGGTGAGCCGTGCCTGTTTGTGAAGAGTCAGGACGAGTTTGCCGCCACCTGCCGTCTGAAGAATTTTGGCGTTGCCATCGCGGAGCCTTTCTCCGGCCAGTACCCGTTCTGA
- a CDS encoding Bcr/CflA family multidrug efflux MFS transporter, whose amino-acid sequence MTTRPHSSFKIVFILGLLAMLMPLSIDMYLPALPVISAQFGVPAGSAQMTLSTYILGFALGQLFYGPMADSLGRKPVILGGTLVFAAAAVACALAQTIDHLIIMRFFHGLAAAAASVVINALMRDIYPKEEFSRMMSFVMLVTTIAPLVAPMAGGAVLVWFSWHVIFWILALAALLASAMIFFFIDETLPLERRQKFHIRTTIGNFASLFRHKRVLSYMLASGFSFAGMFSFLSAGPFVYIELNHVSPQHFGYYFALNIVFLFIMTIINSRFVRRVGALNMFRAGLWIQFVMAIWLVVSAFLGVGFWALVVGVAAFVGCVSMVSSNAMAVILDEFPHMAGTASSLAGTFRFGIGAIVGALLSMATFTTAWPMLWAMAFCATSSILFYLYASRPRKAAH is encoded by the coding sequence GTGACCACCAGGCCACACTCGTCGTTCAAAATCGTCTTCATTCTTGGCCTGCTGGCCATGCTGATGCCGCTGTCTATTGATATGTACCTGCCCGCGCTGCCGGTGATTTCTGCGCAGTTTGGCGTCCCGGCGGGCAGCGCGCAGATGACGCTCAGCACCTATATTCTCGGCTTTGCCCTCGGCCAGCTGTTTTATGGCCCGATGGCGGACAGCCTTGGACGCAAGCCCGTTATTCTGGGCGGGACGCTGGTCTTTGCGGCCGCAGCGGTTGCCTGTGCGCTGGCGCAGACCATCGATCATCTGATTATCATGCGCTTCTTCCACGGTCTGGCGGCGGCTGCGGCAAGCGTGGTGATTAACGCCCTGATGCGCGATATCTACCCGAAGGAAGAGTTCTCCCGGATGATGTCGTTCGTGATGCTGGTGACGACGATTGCGCCGCTGGTGGCACCCATGGCCGGTGGTGCGGTGCTGGTGTGGTTTAGCTGGCACGTGATTTTCTGGATCCTGGCCCTGGCCGCGCTGCTGGCTTCGGCGATGATCTTCTTCTTTATTGATGAAACGCTCCCCCTCGAGCGCCGTCAGAAATTCCACATCCGAACCACAATCGGCAATTTTGCCTCGCTGTTTCGCCACAAGCGCGTGCTCAGCTATATGCTGGCAAGCGGGTTCAGCTTCGCCGGGATGTTCTCCTTCCTGAGCGCCGGGCCGTTTGTCTACATCGAGCTGAACCACGTTTCGCCGCAGCACTTCGGCTATTACTTTGCGCTCAACATCGTCTTCCTGTTCATCATGACCATCATCAACAGCCGTTTTGTCCGGCGGGTGGGGGCGCTGAACATGTTCCGCGCCGGGCTGTGGATCCAGTTTGTGATGGCTATCTGGCTGGTGGTGAGCGCGTTTCTGGGCGTGGGCTTCTGGGCGCTGGTGGTCGGCGTAGCGGCCTTTGTCGGCTGCGTGTCGATGGTGTCATCTAATGCGATGGCGGTGATCCTGGATGAGTTTCCGCATATGGCGGGTACAGCCTCTTCCCTGGCGGGGACGTTCCGCTTCGGCATCGGCGCTATCGTTGGCGCGTTGCTTTCGATGGCTACCTTTACGACGGCATGGCCCATGCTGTGGGCGATGGCTTTTTGCGCAACCAGCTCGATACTCTTCTATCTTTACGCCAGTCGACCGCGAAAAGCGGCCCACTAA
- the rsuA gene encoding 16S rRNA pseudouridine(516) synthase RsuA, with protein MRLDKFIAQQLGVSRAIAGREIRASRVTVDGDIVKDTAFKLQPDHQVEYDGNPLTQQHGPRYFMLNKPEGYVCSTDDPDHPTVLYFLDEPVAHKLHAAGRLDIDTTGLVLMTDDGQWSHRITSPRHHCEKTYLVTLESPVSDDTAEQFTKGVQLHNEKDLTKPAVLEVITPTEVRLTISEGRYHQVKRMFAAVGNRVVGLHRERIGAIELDPDLAPGEYRPLTEEEIASVGLPSH; from the coding sequence ATGCGACTTGATAAGTTTATCGCTCAGCAACTCGGCGTAAGCCGCGCTATTGCCGGGCGTGAAATTCGCGCCAGCCGCGTTACCGTGGATGGCGACATTGTGAAAGACACCGCTTTCAAACTTCAGCCTGACCATCAGGTGGAGTATGACGGCAATCCGCTGACCCAGCAGCACGGTCCGCGCTACTTCATGCTCAATAAGCCGGAAGGCTACGTCTGCTCAACGGACGATCCGGATCATCCGACGGTACTCTATTTCCTCGACGAACCGGTGGCGCACAAGCTGCACGCCGCAGGCCGCCTCGACATCGACACCACGGGTCTGGTACTGATGACCGACGACGGGCAGTGGTCGCATCGCATTACTTCCCCGCGTCACCACTGCGAGAAAACCTATCTGGTCACGCTGGAGTCGCCGGTGTCGGATGACACGGCAGAGCAATTCACGAAGGGCGTTCAGCTGCATAATGAAAAAGATCTGACCAAACCCGCCGTGCTTGAGGTGATTACGCCGACGGAAGTCCGTCTGACCATCAGCGAAGGGCGCTACCATCAGGTGAAACGTATGTTTGCCGCGGTGGGGAACCGCGTTGTTGGCCTGCATCGTGAGCGGATTGGTGCGATCGAACTCGATCCCGACCTGGCGCCGGGCGAATATCGCCCGTTAACGGAAGAAGAGATCGCCAGCGTCGGTCTGCCTTCGCACTAA